AGTGCGCGGCCCACGGCTCGACGGTCGCGTTCACGTAGAAGCCGGCCGCGCTCCCGACGTCGATCCGCTCGTCCTCGCCGGGGATGTTGACGCCGCGGGGGCTCGTGTCCGGGATGATCAGCGCGAGCCCGAGCTCGGACGCATAGCGCTGCGCGCCGGACTTCACGCTGAAGTTCTCCTCGGTGCAGGTCAGGCCGGACAGCCAGTAGACCGCCGGGACGGGGCCGCGCTCGGCCGCGGGGGGGAGGTAGACCGCGAACTGCATCGTGCAGCGGCAGCTTTCGGACTGGTGGCGGTAGGTGCGCTGCCAACCGTCGAAACAGCGCGCTTCGCTGACTAGCTCCAGATGATGCGACATCCCTTCCTCCTCATCGGGTTGCGCCGCCGAAACAGCGTGTCGGACACCTTGTTGCCGGCCTGATCTTGCGTCGACCTCGGTTGCGCGGGTACAAACCCCGGACCCCAACCGGAGAACCCCGATGACGCTCGAAGAACTGCGGCGGCGGCTGTCCGAAGTGGACCGCGAGCTCGTCGAGCTGATCGCCGCGAGGCAGCGCATCGTCGCCGACATCGGCGTGCACAAGATCGAGCATGCCGTGCCCACGCGCGATTATGAGCGCGAGAAGGAAGTGTTGAAAGGCGCGCGCACGCGGGCCGCGGAGCTCGGCCTCGACCCGGACCTCGCCGAGGAGGTCATGCGCCTGTTGATCCGGTCGTCGCTGACGCAGCAGGAGCAGACGCGCGTCGCGGCGCACACGTCGGGCGCCGGCAAGCGCGTGCTCGTGATCGGCGGCGCCGGCAAGATGGGCGCGTGGTTCGCGCAGTTCCTCGCGTCGCAGGGCTTTGCGATCGAGCTCGCCGATCCGGCCGAGACCGAGCTGCCGTACCCGCGCATCGCCGACTGGCGGGACAGCGCGCTCGACCACGACATCATCATCGTCGCGACGCCGATCAAGATCGCGGCCCTCGTGCTCGCCGAGCTCGCCGAGCGCCGGCCGAAGGGCCTCGTGATGGACATCGGCTCGCTGAAGACGCCGCTGCGCGACGGGCTCGCGCGGCTCGTCGCGGCGGGCTGCCGGGTCACGTCGATCCATCCGATGTTCGGCCCGGATACGCGGCTCCTGTCGGGCCGCCACGTGATCTTCGTCGATCTCGGCGACGCGTCCGCGACCGCCCAGGCGCGGGAGCTCTTCTCGGCGACGATGGCCGAGCAGATCGAGATGAGCCTCGAGGAGCACGACCGCCTGATCGCGTTCGTGCTCGGCCTGTCGCACGCGCTGAATCTCGTGTTCTTCACGGCGCTCGCGAACAGCGGCGAGCTCGTGCCGCGCCTGCAGAAGCTTTCGAGCACGACGTTCGACGCGCAGCTCAAGGTCGCGGCGCTCGTCGCGAGGGACAATCCGCACCTCTATTTCGATATCCAGACGCTGAACGAGTACGGCGGCACGGCACTGAAGGCGCTGACGGAGGCCGCCGCGACGATCAGGCGGCTCGTCGAGACGCGGGACGAGGCGGGCTTCGTCGCGCTGATGGAGGCGGGGCGCCGTTATCTCGAGAATCGGGGCTGACGGCGCCGGCGTCGTACGGTCGGTCGCCGTGAGCGGATTCGGGCATCGACGTCGCGGCGGGGAGCCGCGCCGTCGCGCGAGGCACGGGGGATGAAGGGGCTCAAGCTCTCCGAGCTCGAGCGCCGAATCGAGCGGCTTGCCGACGAGGCGCGCAAGAACGAGGAGGCGTGGAAGCGCGCGCAGGCGCGCGAGATGGAGCTGCTCGAGGCCGACGATCTCGCAACGCTCCTGACGCGCGCGACGGACGGGCTGCGCGCCGGCTACAGCCTCGAGGCCGTGACGCTCCTGCTCGTCGACGAGGCGCACGAGCTGCGGCATCTCTTGATCGGCGAAGGCGCGAGCCCGGACGCGTTCCCCAATGTGCTCTTCGTCGACCGCCTGCCGGAATCGTTGCCGTTCGATGCCGCGGCGCCCCGTCCATGGCTCGGCGCGTTCGACCGGGAGCGGCACGGGCGCCTGTTTCCGGGGGCGGAGGGCCTGCGCAGCGTCGCGCTCGTGCCGCTCGCCCGCCGCGAGAAGCTCGTCGGCAGCGTGAACATGGGCAGCGCGAACCCGTCGCGGTTCACGCGCCGTCACGCGACGGATTTCCTGCATCACCTCGGCATCATGGCCGCGTTCGCGCTCGAGAACACGGCGAACCGCGCGCGCCTCGTCCGCAGCGTCCTGACCGATCCGCTGACCGGCTGGAGCAACCGCCGGTATCTCGAGGCCCGGCTCCGCGAGGAGATCGCGCGCTGCCGCCGGTCCGGCGCGCCGATGGCGTGCCTGATGATCGATGTCGATCACTTCAAGCGGGTCAACGACGGCTTCGGCCACCTGGTCGGCGACGACATCCTGCGAGGCGTCGCGGATCGGATCGCGCGCCAGGTGCGCGGCAGCGACGTGGCCGCGCGCTATGGCGGCGAAGAGTTCGTGATCCTGCTGCCCGGCACCGATGCGCACGCGGCCGCCGCGCTCGCGGAGCGGATCCGGGCGGCGGTCGCGGAGCAGCCGTTCGAGATCGGCGGCGGCCGCGAGCCGATCCCCGTCACGGTCTCCGTCGGGGTCGCCGAGCACGCGGCGGCGCCGGCCGGCGGGGACGCCGGCGAGGCCCTTCTCGCGCGCGCGGACGCCGCGCTGTACGCGGCGAAGTCGGGCGGCCGGAATATGGTCGTCGTGCAAAATGACGGCTAATATAATCATGCGGTTAAGAAGAACGGGAGCGACTCGCAGTCGGCCGCCGGCTGCGACCGGATCCATGGACTTCATCGACGAAGAGGGCTACCGCGCGAACGTCGGCATCATCCTGATGGACGGCGACGGTCACGTGCTGATCGCCGGCAGGCGCGGCCGAGGAGGATGGCAATTTCCGCAGGGAGGCGTTCGGCCCGACGAGAGCACGGAGTCCGCGATGTACCGCGAGCTGCGCGAGGAGGTGGGCCTCGGGCCGAACGACGTCGAGCTCGTCGGCCAGACCCGCGACTGGCTTCGCTACCGCCTGCCGCAGCGTTACGTCCGGCGTGAGCAGACGCCGCTCTGCGTCGGCCAGAAGCAGCGCTGGTTCCTGCTGCAGCTCAACTGCGACCCTGGCAGGCTCCGCTTCGACCTGACGGACGAGCCGGAATTCGATCGCTGCCGGTGGGTCGACTACTGGCGGCCGGTCAAGGAGGTCATCTACTTCAAGCGGCTCGTGTATGTCCGAGCACTCGCCGAGCTCGGTCCGCTCGCGTTCCCGCACAGCGGTCCTCCGGCGCCGCCGGCGTGGTGGCCGCGCCGCTGGCAGCGCGCGTGCGGGCTCGGTTGACCCGGCCAGTGAAGCGCGTCCCGTTTCCGGCGATCGGCCACTGCGACAATACGCGCGTGATGACGCTGGACGGCCGAGATCGATGAGACGCGCGCGCGCCTGGCTCGTCGGCCTCGCGACCGTGCTCGTGCTCGGAGCCGCCTACCTCGTGTTCGAGCTCGGCCGCTACGAGGCGGGCTACTCGCTGCTCGACCACCGTAACGAGGTCGAGCGGCTCCGCACCCGGGTCGGGGAGCAGGCGCAGCGGATCGAGGAGCTCGAGCGGGAGCTCGCGATGCTCGAGACGTCGAGCGAGATCGACCAGGAGACGTACGCGCAGCTCAAGGTGACGCTGACGGAGCTCGAAGCGAAGCTCCAGGCCCAGGAGGAGGAGCTCGCGTTCTATCGGGGCATCATCTCGCCGCCCGACGGCCAGCCCGGCCTGCGCGTGCAGAGCGTCGAGGTCGCGCCCGGCAACGGCGAGCAGCGCTACGTGCTGCGCATCGTGCTGATGCAGGCGATCGCGCAGAACCGCAAGGCGGCCGGCGTTGTAAGATTGAGCGTGTCGGGCAACCTGCACGGGGAGCCGCAGACGCTCGGTCTCGAGGAGTTGACCGGCGCGGCCGAGGTCGCCGAGCTCGAGTACGATTTCCGCTACTTTCAAGGGCTCGAGCAGGAGATCACGTTGCCCGACGGATTCGAGCCGCTCGACATCGAGGTCGAGGTACGGCCGTCGGAGCCGCGCGGAGAGCCGTTGACGCAAACGTTCGAGTGGGCGGCCGTGAGCGGCGTCGGCCCGGAGGAATGACTGCCGATGTTTGGTGGAAAGAAGCGCAGGCAGCCGGCCACGGGCACGCTGATCGGCGCGGAATCGCGGATCCAGGGCGACATCGAGTTCAAGGGCGGTCTGCACATCGACGGGTACGTCCGGGGTAACGTGATCTCGCTCGACGAGGAGCGGAGCATGCTGTCGATCAGCGAGCGAGGATGCGTCGAGGGCGTGGTCGCGGCGCCGCACGTGCGGCTGAACGGCACCGTGAAGGGCGACGTGAAGGCGACCGAGCGGGTCGAACTCGGTCCCCGGGCGAAGGTCATAGGGAACGTCCAGTACAAGTTGATCGAGATGGCGGTCGGCGCCGAGGTCAACGGCAAGCTGATCCACGAGAGCGAGCGCCGCGGCGAGTCGGTCGCCGAGCTCGACGAGACCGGGCCGGTCGGCTCGGTCAATCTGGTCGGAGAGTAGTCGAATGAGCGAACCGCGCATGGCGGGCAACGAGCCGCCGCTTCATTTCACCGACGCCGCCGCCGCGAAGGTCGGCCAGCTGATCGAGGCCGAGGGCAATCCGGACCTGAAGCTTCGCGTGTACATCCAGGGCGGCGGCTGCTCGGGGTTTCAGTACGGCTTCACGTTCGACGAGGAAGTGCAGGAAGGGGACACCGAGATCGAGAAGGCCGGCGTCACGCTGCTCGTCGATCCGATGAGCGTGCTGTACCTGCAGGGCGCCGAGATCGATTACAAGGAAGACCTTTCCGGCGCACAGTTCATCATCCGCAACCCGAACGCGACCACGACCTGCGGCTGCGGGTCGTCCTTCTCCGTCTGATCGGCGAGAGTTGCCGCGCGAGAGCGAGAAGCCCCGGGGCGACGATGCCGGCGTCATCGCCGCCGTCGACCTCGGGTCCAACAGCTTCCACATCGTCGTTGCCCGCGCGCACGACGGCGGGCTCGCGATCCTCGACAGGCTGCGCGAGATGGTGCGTCTCGCGTCGGGTCTCGACGCGCGCGGCAATCTCGACGCCGAGAGTCAGCGGCGCGCGCTCGCGTGCCTCAAGCGCTTCGGTCAGCGGCTGCGCGACATGGAGGCGCACCGCGTGCGCGTCGTCGGCACGAGCGCGCTGCGCCGCGCGAGGAACGCCGAGACGTTCCTCGCCGCCGCCGAGGACGCGCTCGGCGGCCACCCGGTCGAGGTGATCTCCGGCGTCGAGGAGGCGCGACTGATCTATCTCGGCGTCTCGCACTACGCGCCGAGCATCGACGGCTCGACGCTCGTCGTCGACATCGGCGGCGGCAGCACCGAGCTGATCATCGGCGAAGGGTACGAGCCGCGGCAGCTCGAGAGCCTTTCGGTCGGCTGCGTGGACCTGTCCCGGCAATTCTTCGGGGACGGGAAGCTCGGCCGCCGGCGCTTCGCGCGGGCGCGGCTCGAGGTGCAGCTCGAGCTCCGCTCGGTGCGCGAGCCGTTCCGGCGCGCGGGGTGGTCCCGGGCGATCGGCTCGTCCGGCACGGTCAAGGCGGCGGCGGAGATCGCGCGCGAGCTCGGCCTCGTCGACGGCGGCGTGTCGCTCGCCGCGATCGAAGCGATCATCGAGCGGATGATCGACGCCGGCCGCGTCGCGGACCTCGATCTTCCCGGGCTCGGCGCCGAGCGCGCGCCGGTCTTCCCCGGCGGCATCGTGATTCTCGCCGAGGTGATGGCGGGCCTCGGGCTCGAGCATCTCGACGCGAGCGAAGGCGCGCTGCGCGAGGGGCTGCTCTACGACATGCTCGGCCGCCTGCGCGACGAGGACGCGCGCGAGCGCTCGGTGCGCGACATGCAGCGCCGCTATCACGTCGACGTCGAGCAGGGCGCGCGCGTCGAGAAGACGGTCGACGTGCTGCTCGAGCACGTCGAGGCGGCGTGGGGGCTCGACGACCCGCGCTGCCGGCAGCTCCTCGGCTGGGCGGCTCGCCTGCACGAGGTCGGTCTCGACATCGCGCATTCGAAGTACCACCAGCACAGCGGTTACCTGCTCGCGCATGCGGACATGCCGGGCTTCGGCCGGCTCGAGCAGCAGCTCCTGGCCGCGCTCGTCGCGACCCACCGACGCAAGCTCGACGAGTCGATCGTCGAGCGGCTGCCGGCTGCCTGGCGCGTGCCGGCGGAGCGAATGATCGTGCTGCTCAGGCTCGCCGTGCTGCTGAACCGCGGGCGCGGGCCGCTCGATCTGCCGCCGCTCGATATCGAAGTCGCCGAACGATCGCTCGCGCTGCGCTTCCCTCGGGAGTGGCTTACCGCGAACCCGCTGACGCACGCCGATCTCGAGCAGGAGCGGCGCTGGCTCGGCGCGGTCGGCTTCGAGCTGTCGTTCGGCCCGGACGCGCCGCGCTACGAGGCTTCGGCGAGCTGACCGAGCAGCCGGGCCTGCGCGGAGACCGGCGGGTCTTCGGCGCCCGCGCGGACGAGCGTGTAGCCGCCGTCGGGCTCGAGCGTCCACGCCTGCGTGTTGTCGGCGAGGTAGAGCTCGAGATCCGCGATCAGCCGCGACTTGAGACCGGGATCGAGGATCGGATACATGACCTCGATGCGCCGGAAGAAGTTGCGGTCCATCCAGTCGGCGCTCGCGCAGTAGACCTCCTCCTGGCCGCCGTTGCGGAAGTAGTAGCAGCGCGAGTGCTCGAGGAATCGGCCGATGATCGAGCGCACGCGGATGTTCTCGGACACGCCGGGCAGGCCCGGACGCAGGCAGCAGATGCCGCGCACGATCAGGTCGATCTCGACGCCCGCGATGGACGCCTCGTAGAGCGCGCGGATCACCTCGGGCTCGACGACCGCGTTCAGCTTCGCGACGATCCGCCCGCGCCGGCCGCTCGCCGCGTGCTGCATCTCGCGGCGGATCAGCGACAGGAGCCGCGCGTGCAGGTTGAACGGCGACTGCGACAGGAGCTTCAACTCCTGCGTCTTCATCAGGCTCGTGAGCTGCATGAAGACCTGATGCACGTCCTCGCCGAGCTGCTCGTTCGCGGTCAGGAGGCCGTAGTCCGTGTAGGCCCGCGCCGTGCGCGGATGGTAGTTGCCGGTGCCCAAATGCACGTAGCGGCGCAGCCGGCCCCGCTCCCTGCGCACGACGAGCGTCATCTTGCAGTGCGTCTTGTAGCCGACGACGCCGTAGACGACGTGCGCCCCCGCCTCCTGCAGCTTGCTCGCGAGCGCGATGTTCGCCGCCTCGTCGAAGCGCGCCCTGAGCTCGATCAGCACCGTGACTTCCTTACCCGCCTTCGCGGCCGACACGAGGCTCTCGACGAGCGTCGAGTCGGGCGTCGTCCGGTACAGCGTGCTCTTGATCGCGAGCACGTCGGGATCCTGCGCGGCGCGGTAGTAGAAATCCGCGACGGGCGAGAACGACTCGTAGGGGTGATGCAGCAGCACGTCGCGCTTCGCGATCGCGTCGAAGATGCTCGTGTTCACGAGCTGCTTCGGCAGACCCGGCGTGAACGGGGGGTACTTCAGGTCGTCCCGGTCCACGAGGTCGTAGACGGCGAGCAGGCGGTTCAGATTGACCGGTCCCGGGACGCGGTAGAGGTCCTGCGCCGACAGCTGGAAATGGTTCAGCAGGTAGTCCGCGAGCTCGTCCGTGCAGTCGTGCGCGGTCTCGAGGCGCACCGCGGCGCCGTAGCGGCTCTCGAACAGCTCGCCTTCGAGCGCGCGCATCAGGTCGTCGACGTCCTCGTCGTCGACGTAGAGGTCGCTGTTGCGCGTGACCCGGAACTGGTAGCAGCCGTCGATCTCCATGCCCGCGAAGAGCCGATCGACGAACGCGTGGATCACGGACGACAGGAAGACGAAATGCGACTCGCCGGACTCGACGAGCTCCGCCGGAAGCTGGATCAGCCTCGGCAGCGAGCGCGGCGCCTGGACGATGGCGCGGTGAACGGGGCGTCCGAACGCGTCGCGGCCGTGCAGGCTCACGATGAAGTTCAGGCTCTTGTTCAGGATGCGCGGGATCGGCCGGGTCGGGTCGAGCGTCGTCGGGCTCAGCACCGGCACGATCTCCTCGCGAAAGAGCCGCTCGAGCCACTCGCGCTGCGCGTCGCTCCATTCGTCGCGGCGCACGAAGCGGATGCCCTCCGCCTTGAGCGCGGGAATGAGCTCCTCGTTGAGCACGCGGTACTGCTCGTTCACGAGGCCGGCGGTCTTCTCGGCGATCCTGCGCAGCACCTCTGCGGGACCGAGGTTGTCGGGGCCCGCCGGCGCCGCGCTGACCTCGATCCGCTGCTTGAG
This window of the Gammaproteobacteria bacterium genome carries:
- a CDS encoding RNA pyrophosphohydrolase, whose protein sequence is MDFIDEEGYRANVGIILMDGDGHVLIAGRRGRGGWQFPQGGVRPDESTESAMYRELREEVGLGPNDVELVGQTRDWLRYRLPQRYVRREQTPLCVGQKQRWFLLQLNCDPGRLRFDLTDEPEFDRCRWVDYWRPVKEVIYFKRLVYVRALAELGPLAFPHSGPPAPPAWWPRRWQRACGLG
- a CDS encoding DUF484 family protein, which translates into the protein MKGLKLSELERRIERLADEARKNEEAWKRAQAREMELLEADDLATLLTRATDGLRAGYSLEAVTLLLVDEAHELRHLLIGEGASPDAFPNVLFVDRLPESLPFDAAAPRPWLGAFDRERHGRLFPGAEGLRSVALVPLARREKLVGSVNMGSANPSRFTRRHATDFLHHLGIMAAFALENTANRARLVRSVLTDPLTGWSNRRYLEARLREEIARCRRSGAPMACLMIDVDHFKRVNDGFGHLVGDDILRGVADRIARQVRGSDVAARYGGEEFVILLPGTDAHAAAALAERIRAAVAEQPFEIGGGREPIPVTVSVGVAEHAAAPAGGDAGEALLARADAALYAAKSGGRNMVVVQNDG
- the ppx gene encoding exopolyphosphatase, translated to MPRESEKPRGDDAGVIAAVDLGSNSFHIVVARAHDGGLAILDRLREMVRLASGLDARGNLDAESQRRALACLKRFGQRLRDMEAHRVRVVGTSALRRARNAETFLAAAEDALGGHPVEVISGVEEARLIYLGVSHYAPSIDGSTLVVDIGGGSTELIIGEGYEPRQLESLSVGCVDLSRQFFGDGKLGRRRFARARLEVQLELRSVREPFRRAGWSRAIGSSGTVKAAAEIARELGLVDGGVSLAAIEAIIERMIDAGRVADLDLPGLGAERAPVFPGGIVILAEVMAGLGLEHLDASEGALREGLLYDMLGRLRDEDARERSVRDMQRRYHVDVEQGARVEKTVDVLLEHVEAAWGLDDPRCRQLLGWAARLHEVGLDIAHSKYHQHSGYLLAHADMPGFGRLEQQLLAALVATHRRKLDESIVERLPAAWRVPAERMIVLLRLAVLLNRGRGPLDLPPLDIEVAERSLALRFPREWLTANPLTHADLEQERRWLGAVGFELSFGPDAPRYEASAS
- the erpA gene encoding iron-sulfur cluster insertion protein ErpA: MSEPRMAGNEPPLHFTDAAAAKVGQLIEAEGNPDLKLRVYIQGGGCSGFQYGFTFDEEVQEGDTEIEKAGVTLLVDPMSVLYLQGAEIDYKEDLSGAQFIIRNPNATTTCGCGSSFSV
- a CDS encoding DUF6776 family protein — protein: MRRARAWLVGLATVLVLGAAYLVFELGRYEAGYSLLDHRNEVERLRTRVGEQAQRIEELERELAMLETSSEIDQETYAQLKVTLTELEAKLQAQEEELAFYRGIISPPDGQPGLRVQSVEVAPGNGEQRYVLRIVLMQAIAQNRKAAGVVRLSVSGNLHGEPQTLGLEELTGAAEVAELEYDFRYFQGLEQEITLPDGFEPLDIEVEVRPSEPRGEPLTQTFEWAAVSGVGPEE
- a CDS encoding prephenate dehydrogenase/arogenate dehydrogenase family protein, with the translated sequence MTLEELRRRLSEVDRELVELIAARQRIVADIGVHKIEHAVPTRDYEREKEVLKGARTRAAELGLDPDLAEEVMRLLIRSSLTQQEQTRVAAHTSGAGKRVLVIGGAGKMGAWFAQFLASQGFAIELADPAETELPYPRIADWRDSALDHDIIIVATPIKIAALVLAELAERRPKGLVMDIGSLKTPLRDGLARLVAAGCRVTSIHPMFGPDTRLLSGRHVIFVDLGDASATAQARELFSATMAEQIEMSLEEHDRLIAFVLGLSHALNLVFFTALANSGELVPRLQKLSSTTFDAQLKVAALVARDNPHLYFDIQTLNEYGGTALKALTEAAATIRRLVETRDEAGFVALMEAGRRYLENRG
- the ppk1 gene encoding polyphosphate kinase 1; this encodes MDAPNLKLPDYYINRELSQLEFNLRVLEQAKDARVPLLERLKFLCISSTNLDEFFEIRVAGLKQRIEVSAAPAGPDNLGPAEVLRRIAEKTAGLVNEQYRVLNEELIPALKAEGIRFVRRDEWSDAQREWLERLFREEIVPVLSPTTLDPTRPIPRILNKSLNFIVSLHGRDAFGRPVHRAIVQAPRSLPRLIQLPAELVESGESHFVFLSSVIHAFVDRLFAGMEIDGCYQFRVTRNSDLYVDDEDVDDLMRALEGELFESRYGAAVRLETAHDCTDELADYLLNHFQLSAQDLYRVPGPVNLNRLLAVYDLVDRDDLKYPPFTPGLPKQLVNTSIFDAIAKRDVLLHHPYESFSPVADFYYRAAQDPDVLAIKSTLYRTTPDSTLVESLVSAAKAGKEVTVLIELRARFDEAANIALASKLQEAGAHVVYGVVGYKTHCKMTLVVRRERGRLRRYVHLGTGNYHPRTARAYTDYGLLTANEQLGEDVHQVFMQLTSLMKTQELKLLSQSPFNLHARLLSLIRREMQHAASGRRGRIVAKLNAVVEPEVIRALYEASIAGVEIDLIVRGICCLRPGLPGVSENIRVRSIIGRFLEHSRCYYFRNGGQEEVYCASADWMDRNFFRRIEVMYPILDPGLKSRLIADLELYLADNTQAWTLEPDGGYTLVRAGAEDPPVSAQARLLGQLAEAS
- a CDS encoding polymer-forming cytoskeletal protein, with product MFGGKKRRQPATGTLIGAESRIQGDIEFKGGLHIDGYVRGNVISLDEERSMLSISERGCVEGVVAAPHVRLNGTVKGDVKATERVELGPRAKVIGNVQYKLIEMAVGAEVNGKLIHESERRGESVAELDETGPVGSVNLVGE